A segment of the Solanum lycopersicum chromosome 9, SLM_r2.1 genome:
CGATATCATCATAACCTGTCATGGGATAGGCAAGAAAACACGTGAGtcatacaatatatataaaaaataattatatactatGTTActcaaactttttaaaaataatactgGATTTGTGTTGTTGAATCCTTCAAAAATAGTTCATTTTTGAAGGTTAGGACACAAAttcagaaatatttttaaagtatccAAGTAGCATATAGTTAAATAATAGGAAATGAAAACTAACATCTTCTCCAAATTTAGCATATTCATTTAGCAAGTCTTGTAGGATAGCTCGTTGTTGCTCAGGATTGTTGCTAGCAGCACAAAATTGTTGCTTCAAATTCAAACACATTTGAAAATTCTCTGAAtacataattttgtttttcaaatgcTCAATCTTACTTTGTTCCTCCATGATTTGTTGGGCCTGAAATAAGTATAATTCAATATGACAAtttaattacaatatatatgttaatagtgaaagatataattttaaaaaataaaactgtgactaaatcattattattgtgATAACATTGATGAGGAGTAGTTTAGCAAAATAATTCATCAATCGTCTCCTTTTGAGACATTTCTCTAGTAAGTGGTCATCTTTTTATTGTGCTAAAAACTTATAGAATTATTTTAGATCATGGTCTaaagattttatttgagagCTAGCAAACCTAAAATCTATTGAAAAACCATTAGACCCTATCTAAAATTTTCTAACTTATTGTAAACATTAGacataacataatattttgTGTTAATCAACTGTATTTTAGAAACTAATTACACTATAgggcaataatatttttgatccctgaattattgttttattatttgattttggtTCTTGGATTATTTGACTAAGCATATTAAACCTTCAATTAagttaaatatgttttaaacaTGGATTATGATAACTATTTAACATCCATAAGCTTAAAGGAGCAAAATAAAAGATTTCATTTAATTGAAGGTTTAATGTGCATAGCCAAACATAACATAAGGATCAAAATCGAAATAAAGCAGATCAataatcaaaacatgaatttaaccaaaaaaaaataaattaaaaactttgaAGTGTCACGCACATATGTCAAACCCATAACAATTAGCATTTTAAAAGCCTTTGTTATTTTCTAAAAACTTCCATTTGTCCATAAAAGTCAATAATTTGAACATATTATCATAGGAACATTTAACATTTATATGTACACagcataaatatatatatttcaagtgatcataaaaaaattataataaaaaccTTGATGTCGTTTCCTTTGTCATAAAACCAAATCTTGACTTGTGTTGCATCAAGCCCTAGATCCTCACTCAATTGATCTATCACATCATTTCCTGGATTTGGATTTTGGCTAAACACcctaataaaaaacaaaatgtatgttacaatgaagaaattcaattacataaaaaaaaattaacaacatAAGTTAAGTCACATATCTAAAATATACAGATTTCaactatcaaaaataataattgctcATTTTTTGTAGTTAGATGCACAAAAACTTATGATAGACATCATAAAGAACATCATCAATGAGtaaaaattcagaaaatataaaaggaaaaaaaaaaggcaaaaaattatatatacaacaAACTCACTCTTCAAGTTTCTCAATTATTTGTTGATAGGAATGTTGAAAAATCGATTTTCCGATGTGTTGACCAGAAGATGACCCAACACATGCATCATTTTGAGAAGTCATAAACGAGAGAAGAATGAAAcaagagagaaaataaaaaggtgATGAACAAATAAAGTTCATCctcaatgaaaaaatttatgtaGAAGAAAACTTGTCCAATCTTGGATTTATAGGGTCTTCGAAATGAAATCATGAATTTTTGTGGAAAAAACATTTAATGAAATAAGATTAAATAGTCTAACATTCATAAATATGGTTGGTCAAAGTCAAAGTTtcttttaatgtatataaaagTACTTAGCTTATAAGTAAACTGAAGAGCTTAATTTGTTTTGTGTCACAGGCTCAACTATTAGCTCGTGTGAGCACTTATTCTAACACATAGATAGGAGGATTTTTACCACCTAATTTAAACTTGATAACgcaaaagtaaaaagaaaaagatatttcaccttaataaaataaaagaaccAATCTCAACcttaattacaataaaaaacattttttgcACATACAACGGAAAACCCTTTCTAAGAGCTAgtctaaaagataaaagaacTTCTTaagaatacaaatattaaatcaagACACAAATCTCATCATAATTCACCACAAGAAATTGGGCTTTATGCAGCGACAAAAGTCGCCACAAAATTGCCACTGTAAGTGTTTACTGGCGACATTGGAGTTGTGGCAAGTACTTCCATAAACTAAATGCTATTTTTTACGACTTTTTGAGTTGCCACTAAATATAAGTATTAGCGGTGACTTTGTCATCACAAAACATTAACCAATATGCCATAAAAAAGGTTTAACAAAATGGATCTTATAAGGAAGAGAGGAGTAGAAGTTGTTGTGGATCGATCAACATCATCTTCATCTAGGAAACATAGATGATCCTGCAACCAGACTACACCAAATAAGTAAGTAACATAACACTAATAGTATCAATACAAACAACATGTATTAACAGGCATGATTAGTTAATCCGAATTCACCACATAATATCTAGTAAATAATTAGAAGAAACATAAAACTTGTAGCTATACAACCCCGATCTCTAAAACATCATTTATGGTGCTTAATTAACATGCAATCCCGATGATACAAGAACCACTCCAGCATATTAACAAACTAATGCAACCACTCACAGACCAACACACAAGTACATCAAAACATACATATATTCATCCATGATAGAACTTGTATCAGGTGTGGTACCTGAGCAAATCATAATAGAATATGTATTAGGTGTGGTACTCGAGCCAATCGATATACCTTATTTACAAGGTGTGGTACACGAGCCAATTGAAAgtcaaaaacatcaaaataatcaCAACGGCAAATGAAACAATTCACACTTGTAAAATTAACAAGTATTTAAGACCGTTCATCATATAAGAATAACAATGAATATCCATAACATTCCCCTATCTCCAAGAACACGAAATGTACAAGTAATACTAGTTAAACAGTTAACATGAACACAGAACATAAATTGGAAATCAATATATCTATCACCTACACCAACTATGGTCCATAGTCCTAGCTTAAATACCCTCTTAGAGTGATCTACCAAGCGCTACACCAAAAGTACTATAACGTCACAATTCTCACTACAGTGAGATGGCATTAGCCCGAGTCAAATTCAAAAGTTTTCATCGTGTCACTCCAATGTAATTCATTAGTGTATTTCAATAATTCCTAATATTTTGTAATGAGGTGTAACATCTCGCAAATCAAATTAACTAGGAAGAATTTAAGAATTGAAAATagccatttttggaaagaatgaaaaatctgaaaaatttgttaagttagAATAAGTTGAGTGTTCGTCAATTTCAAATGGCCATAACTCCTAGATCATGAGTTAGATGTACTTCTATATATGGTAATAAATCTCTTGGAATGATCTCTCCAACCCGCCAAGTTTGCGCTATTTCGAGTTTGTATGAGTGAGATACACCCTTTGGAAGTTGGGCTGTTTGATTAAGGAAAGTACAATCCAAATTTTGGAAGGGTACTTTAGTCTAATCCTTGACctattattttaatacatttttaggAGTTTAATATGGGTCAAATCATATTTTGGTCGATTTAGAAAATTGGAAATCTACGCTAGGGCTTGGAGaaaggaaaaaagagaaaagaggagaaagaagcAGCAAGGGAAAGATTCGTCAAGATCGTTCAATATAGTTGTGGATTTAGCCAAGGATTTAATcctacaaggtatgtgagatcatatAGCGTTGGGTCCTTTCAGCCACACGCCAAACATGTTTAATTAGCGAATTTTTGTCCTAAAGGAGTTAGACATTGATGTTTTTGAGTTAGACATTagtttaaagggaaaagggATAAATATACCCCGAATTATCATAAATGATATGCAGATACCTTTCGTCGTACTTTAGCGACATTGGTGTCCCTACCGTCCAATAACTAGAGTGTATTTGGATTTGTACAATGTGGAAATATAAGAGCTCTTGAAAGTATTGTGTTTGAGCGTGTAGGTCATTCCCTTTTAGAGTTTTACGCCAAAAACATCCGTAAACTGTACCCCAAACTTAAATTACAtccttaaagtatcatttttagCAGAAAATATCCTTTAATTATACCCTAAACTTAAATTACAtccttaaagtatcatttttaaCAGAAAATATCCTTTAAGCATTTGTAAGTGAACAACTTTCATCCTTTTgttagatattgtcaaaaatttaAGGGATCTTACAAAAACATGAGCAGTGACTatcaaaaaaagttattatgaattatttcattactttctagaagaagttcttgaaaaatatattaaatcttaGACTCTGTTTGCTTATGGAAACCAGTGTCGGCTCTTGCCTATTATTTTTTAGGCCACTGCCTAGGCCCCAAATTTTCAGGGGCCTCaaatttctataaataaaaaatcatgtttaatttttcatgaaaaaaattaattattcataataaaaagtgtatatatattttctttgttaacactcacattttttaaaatcttttttaactCCTTATTATGCACTCTATTTCTTCAAATCTTTGACAATTAGAGTAATATTCTgttaaaaatatgaatcaatAGCCGAAAAGTGTTGAACAACGTAAattacaaatattcttttatttcttcgtAATTTTTATAGTAAAGTAGGATATAACAAGTTATCAACTTTTTGAATCAGATTCTATAATTCTAaactcttatctttatttaaattttaccaACTTATTACTTATAGAACTATATTATCGATTCATATAATGATTTTCTCAATTAAATGATGTTTCAATGttgaattgataaaatcttacttaaaaaataatatttttaaaaagtatttgaaaaatcatttataaaaaaaattaagtaataacttacatctaaaaatttataaaaacaaataaatacaggtaaaatttatttaaattttaggcCTCTAACTAAAATTTCGTTTTAGGCCTCGAATTATGTTGAGCCGCCCATGATGGAAACTAAAAATGATTGGAAGGTGTTAGCGTACATGATTTGCCTTTTTCGTACACAAGAGCATTGCCAACGGTATTACAAAGGTTTACAATCATGTTCATCACGGATATTTCATGAGACACCTTGCTAAAAATCTTCGGGTAAATCACCAATGTGGAGATTCGCTTTATGTATACTACAACGCGACAAAGGCATTTTCTTTGGAGGAGTTCAATGATCATTTTTTGGAATTCAAGGATAAATCCCATGAGGCAGCCTTTGTCCTTGAGCATGATGTTGGTTTTGAAAAATGGAGCAGAGTATATTTCTTCGGCAACAGGTATGATGTGATGACCACAAATATTGCGGAGTCACTTAACGCTATGTTGATAGACGAGAGAGAGTACCCCGTTGCATCCATATTTAATTCGGTTGCTAAGAGATTTGGAGAATTGTTTAGGGAGAGGCATGGATATGTCCTTAAACCAAAGGGTAATATATAGTGTGGGATGCTGAAAGGATCCCAAGAAAAAAATGATCGAGGGCGATTCCTTGTACGTAGAGAACATaaatggggatggaaattaatTCACCTTGTTCGGTTCAGGTTCTACTTCCACTGTTAACCTATTAGAAAAGACATATTCTTGTAGGAAATATGACTTGGTCAAGATATCGTGCGCTCATGCAATGAATACTTTGAGATCGAAGCATGGCGATGAGTATGGTATGAGCATCTATGAATATTCTTCGCTTTTATTAACTGAAACACACCTCCTTCCATACTCTGAATCTATTAATGTTGTCCCTATCGAGTCGGAATGGTGTGTGCCAGAAGAATAGCCAAGTGTGAATATTCTTCCACCCATTGtcgaagaaaataaaatgtgtcaTATCTGCGAGAATTTCAAAAGCAAGAGGATTAACAAAGTTTCAATTTGTAAGAGATCCGTCCACAACAGAACAACAAAGCTTAGATAGATTTGACTAATTATCTTTTTGTAACTAAGCTACTGGATGTGAAGGTGTTGTTCATTTTGGATCCCAATATTTTGATCAATGTAATGTCAATTATCGAATTTATTCATGATCTTATATCGATGAGATACATTTTGTACACTGTCTATTAATGTTTATAATTGAGTCCACTCGTTGTGTGTTAAGGTgtgtataattaatatatgaaaatttatgataatGCAATGATTTTCCCCCCATTAAAACGGTGAATTTTCCTcatgcatattatttttaattcccTAAATAAAAAAAGGCATGATAAATAACACATTAAAGAATTGTCAAAATATCAGACGTTGATATTGAAAAAGTACCATTTTGTACTTTGTTACcgttataaaaattaaattgagtataGTCACTGttgatcaaaatatataataattaagacAATCGATACTTGTTCATGTGCTTGGTGTATATTTTAACAACGACATCTACACTTCAACAGTAATAAGGTATATACGGGTTGATATCATGATCCTTAAATGATCTATACTACACCTACTAGAATATG
Coding sequences within it:
- the LOC104649037 gene encoding homeobox-leucine zipper protein HDG11-like, which encodes MNFICSSPFYFLSCFILLSFMTSQNDACVGSSSGQHIGKSIFQHSYQQIIEKLEEVFSQNPNPGNDVIDQLSEDLGLDATQVKIWFYDKGNDIKAQQIMEEQSKIEHLKNKIMYSENFQMCLNLKQQFCAASNNPEQQRAILQDLLNEYAKFGEDVMMISKIIDHFIEDMEGYHDILFSEFESKLDSLSNYKDPKGLDLELRLGYYKDPNGLDLELKLGLKSD